A single genomic interval of Acidobacteriota bacterium harbors:
- the plsY gene encoding acyl-phosphate glycerol 3-phosphate acyltransferase yields the protein MHIAVYFGLAFVAYVLGSIPFGLILVRVLLGKDVRLTGSGNIGATNVARSGGAKLGVATLLLDALKGYFAVLLASLVSLRVAGIDLGLAASLAALCAILGHVFPAWLRFRGGKGVATAVGAFVGLAPRAILVVFAVFLVTVLISRYVSLGSIIASAVFPLLAFFLYRNQSSPAGLAVMLGASLLIILKHKANIRRLLDGTENRLQFHKS from the coding sequence ATGCATATCGCCGTCTATTTCGGTTTAGCGTTCGTTGCGTACGTGTTGGGTTCAATCCCTTTCGGATTGATTCTTGTTCGGGTGCTGCTCGGCAAAGACGTCCGGCTCACCGGGAGCGGGAACATTGGCGCCACTAACGTTGCGCGTTCCGGAGGGGCAAAGCTCGGCGTCGCGACATTGCTCCTCGATGCGCTGAAAGGTTATTTCGCCGTACTCCTTGCATCACTCGTGAGCCTACGGGTCGCGGGAATCGATCTTGGACTAGCCGCGTCGCTCGCGGCTTTGTGTGCAATTCTCGGACACGTCTTTCCTGCCTGGCTGCGATTTCGCGGTGGCAAGGGGGTTGCAACTGCCGTAGGAGCCTTCGTCGGATTGGCGCCCCGAGCCATTCTCGTGGTGTTCGCCGTCTTTCTCGTGACCGTTTTGATCTCCAGGTACGTTTCGCTCGGCTCCATTATCGCCAGCGCGGTATTCCCTCTGCTCGCGTTTTTTCTTTATCGTAACCAGTCTTCGCCGGCAGGCCTTGCCGTGATGTTAGGCGCTTCCCTACTGATCATTCTCAAGCACAAGGCCAACATAAGACGTCTACTTGATGGGACCGAAAACCGCCTGCAGTTCCACAAGAGCTAA
- the thpR gene encoding RNA 2',3'-cyclic phosphodiesterase, whose protein sequence is MRLFVAIEVSPEIRNRISEFVNQAKHRLANARWVRPEGLHVTLKFLGNVADERRVSIESALQKVKARQFELSVRNIGFFPNPKSPRVLWVGLHSGPELASLAEGTDEALTLLGFEREKRAFTPHVTLARFMERSRTRNVNTVLPDLNPSFGTMTAKEFHLYESKLSPKGASYSKIASFPLH, encoded by the coding sequence ATGCGTTTGTTTGTTGCCATCGAGGTCTCTCCAGAAATTCGCAATCGCATTTCGGAGTTCGTCAATCAAGCTAAGCATCGCTTGGCTAACGCGCGTTGGGTCCGTCCAGAAGGACTGCACGTTACCCTGAAGTTTCTCGGTAATGTAGCTGATGAGCGACGCGTCTCCATCGAGAGTGCTCTGCAGAAGGTCAAGGCTCGGCAGTTTGAGCTTTCCGTGAGGAATATCGGGTTTTTTCCCAATCCGAAATCGCCACGTGTTCTCTGGGTCGGGCTTCATTCTGGCCCGGAGCTTGCAAGTTTAGCTGAAGGTACTGATGAAGCATTAACTTTGCTAGGATTCGAACGCGAGAAGCGCGCCTTCACTCCTCACGTGACGCTTGCGCGTTTCATGGAGAGGAGCCGGACACGAAACGTCAATACGGTGTTACCAGATCTGAACCCGAGCTTCGGTACAATGACCGCAAAGGAATTCCATCTGTATGAAAGCAAGCTGTCGCCGAAAGGCGCTTCATACAGCAAGATTGCCAGTTTTCCGCTGCACTAA
- a CDS encoding competence/damage-inducible protein A → MNAEIIAIGSELLTPFRQDTNSLFLTERLNELGVQVRFKTVVGDSRSDLVSVARIAIVRAEIVIFMGGLGPTEDDLTRESVAEALGIELHRDPEIITELYKRFAERRMQMPDNNSRQADVLDGAVLLRNLNGTAPAQWLQTNWEGDRRYVMLLPGPPHELKPLFDAQCFPRLKEVLPPQFIAKRLLRIAMGESACDARIAPIYTRVPDVQTTILAHGGEVQVHLQSRADMQAEADHRVEELADRIEEELDDCVISSSGEPIEKIVGYFLQMRGATLAVAESCTGGMMAERITSVPGSSRYFLGGAVVYSNELKTKLAGVPSKLIAEHGAVSREVAIALAQGIRERTKATFGVGITGIAGPTGATPEKPVGLVYVAISDGNEHEVVERRMPGDRERIRLWASFTGLDLVRRKLL, encoded by the coding sequence GTGAACGCCGAGATTATCGCCATCGGCTCGGAGCTGCTGACCCCATTCCGCCAAGACACGAATTCTCTATTTCTGACCGAGAGACTCAACGAACTCGGAGTGCAAGTTCGATTCAAGACGGTTGTTGGTGATTCACGCTCCGACTTGGTTTCGGTGGCACGCATCGCTATCGTTCGTGCCGAGATCGTGATCTTCATGGGCGGACTCGGCCCCACGGAAGACGATCTCACCCGAGAGTCAGTTGCTGAGGCATTGGGGATCGAACTGCACCGCGATCCGGAAATTATCACTGAACTCTACAAGCGCTTCGCAGAACGTCGCATGCAGATGCCCGATAACAACTCTCGTCAGGCGGACGTTCTCGATGGCGCTGTTCTCTTGCGTAATCTCAACGGAACAGCGCCGGCGCAATGGTTGCAGACGAACTGGGAGGGCGATCGTCGCTACGTCATGCTCCTCCCCGGGCCGCCGCACGAGCTGAAGCCATTGTTCGATGCTCAATGTTTCCCGAGGCTGAAGGAGGTTCTCCCACCGCAATTCATTGCGAAACGTCTCCTGCGTATCGCAATGGGTGAATCGGCATGCGACGCTCGCATCGCTCCTATTTACACGAGGGTTCCGGATGTGCAAACGACAATCCTCGCGCACGGCGGTGAAGTTCAAGTCCATCTTCAAAGCCGCGCAGATATGCAGGCGGAAGCCGATCATCGAGTGGAAGAACTGGCCGACAGGATCGAGGAAGAATTAGACGATTGTGTGATCTCCAGCAGTGGCGAACCGATCGAAAAGATTGTTGGTTATTTCCTGCAGATGCGTGGCGCGACGCTTGCCGTCGCGGAGTCGTGTACCGGCGGCATGATGGCGGAACGCATCACGTCTGTCCCCGGCAGCTCGCGTTACTTTCTTGGCGGCGCCGTGGTGTATTCAAACGAATTGAAGACCAAGCTCGCAGGAGTTCCATCAAAGTTAATCGCGGAGCACGGAGCCGTAAGCCGCGAGGTAGCGATCGCCTTGGCACAAGGAATAAGAGAGCGCACGAAAGCCACCTTCGGAGTGGGAATCACGGGAATCGCCGGTCCCACGGGCGCCACTCCGGAAAAGCCTGTTGGGCTGGTATACGTCGCAATTTCAGACGGCAATGAGCACGAAGTTGTAGAACGCCGAATGCCCGGAGATCGCGAACGCATCCGCCTTTGGGCAAGCTTCACCGGACTCGATCTTGTGCGGCGAAAGCTGCTTTGA
- a CDS encoding gluconolaconase — protein sequence MGISDRLRGKQSLNGKPYIASVTPQFALPGGEVRISGSGLRPQEMRRPIVRFGDEPGGVVISSDDFVVARVPEGANSGPVVVIPDEATSNGFDLKVAVPIAENLHPVTNPAIDHEGSLFVTFSGSRGQKVPVSIYKIDTSYHVKPFLAELMNAHGVAFDREGQMYVSSRQNGTVYRVAPNGTMSAYAEGMGVATGIAFDREQNLYVGDRSGTIFKIARDRQTFVFATLEPSVSAYHLAFGPDQSLYVTGPTTSSYDAIYRIDPHGDGSLFFRGLGRPQGMAFDASGNLYVAASFTGKRGIVRITPDKQATLCVSGQNLVGLCFAPGRAAVLATTSAVFHLSWNIQGLPLLP from the coding sequence ATGGGAATCTCAGATCGCTTGCGGGGAAAGCAGAGCTTGAACGGCAAGCCGTATATCGCATCCGTCACTCCACAATTCGCTCTTCCCGGCGGCGAAGTACGCATCTCAGGCAGTGGCCTGCGTCCTCAAGAGATGCGCCGTCCCATAGTACGTTTCGGCGATGAGCCAGGCGGTGTGGTGATCTCGTCGGACGATTTCGTAGTTGCGAGAGTTCCCGAAGGCGCCAACTCCGGTCCTGTCGTCGTAATACCCGATGAGGCTACGAGCAACGGCTTCGATCTGAAGGTAGCCGTGCCTATCGCGGAGAATCTTCACCCGGTCACCAATCCCGCCATCGATCACGAAGGAAGTCTCTTCGTCACCTTCTCCGGATCTCGCGGACAAAAAGTACCCGTTTCTATCTACAAGATCGACACCAGCTATCACGTAAAACCATTTCTCGCTGAGTTGATGAATGCCCACGGCGTCGCTTTCGATCGAGAGGGACAGATGTACGTCTCGTCGCGGCAGAACGGTACTGTCTATCGTGTGGCTCCAAATGGAACTATGTCGGCCTACGCCGAAGGAATGGGAGTTGCGACCGGCATCGCGTTTGATCGCGAACAGAACCTGTATGTTGGCGATCGAAGTGGCACGATCTTCAAGATTGCTCGCGACCGTCAGACCTTCGTCTTTGCCACTCTCGAGCCCAGCGTCTCGGCTTATCACTTAGCCTTCGGACCCGATCAGAGTCTTTATGTGACCGGCCCGACTACTTCGAGCTATGACGCCATCTATCGCATCGATCCGCACGGCGACGGCTCGCTCTTTTTCCGCGGGCTTGGTCGTCCTCAGGGGATGGCATTTGATGCCAGCGGGAATCTGTACGTAGCTGCGTCATTCACTGGAAAGCGTGGCATCGTGCGCATAACGCCAGATAAGCAGGCCACACTCTGCGTCTCCGGTCAGAATCTTGTTGGGCTATGCTTCGCCCCAGGCCGCGCGGCGGTACTCGCCACTACATCGGCTGTATTTCACCTGTCGTGGAACATCCAGGGGCTTCCGCTCTTGCCCTGA
- a CDS encoding phosphatidylglycerophosphatase A gives MSTSATKPESSTPHTNWAWLVGTFLGVGQLRPGPGTWASVVTVLLWWGLSRTMSSHLFVVAVAITCAIVAIGIPASSVVARESGVKDPGFVVIDEVAGQMIPLIIAPLRWKYLLASLILFRCFDILKPPPLRALERLPDGTGIMLDDVGAGGYALLVLAALMKFWPVL, from the coding sequence ATGAGCACAAGCGCCACTAAGCCAGAATCGTCTACTCCGCATACGAATTGGGCTTGGCTGGTGGGAACTTTTTTGGGGGTCGGGCAACTTCGTCCAGGTCCCGGCACATGGGCGTCGGTAGTCACCGTGCTTCTCTGGTGGGGGTTGTCACGCACGATGTCGAGTCATCTCTTCGTCGTTGCAGTTGCCATAACTTGTGCCATCGTCGCGATCGGCATCCCTGCAAGCAGCGTGGTTGCGAGAGAGAGCGGAGTGAAAGATCCAGGATTTGTCGTGATCGATGAAGTGGCGGGACAGATGATTCCGCTCATCATCGCGCCGCTTCGTTGGAAATATCTTTTAGCGAGCCTTATACTTTTTCGTTGCTTCGATATTTTGAAACCGCCGCCGCTGCGCGCGCTCGAACGGCTGCCAGACGGTACGGGCATTATGCTCGACGATGTCGGTGCCGGTGGTTACGCGCTCTTGGTTTTGGCCGCCTTGATGAAGTTCTGGCCTGTGCTTTGA
- a CDS encoding DNA gyrase inhibitor YacG has product MVRKKALGLRCPTCKTIVLRTDECFPFCSDRCRLIDLGKWASGGYRISSPVLDPELLEEIDQRPQSEPDKNEHKRH; this is encoded by the coding sequence ATGGTTCGCAAGAAAGCTCTCGGTCTTCGCTGCCCCACTTGCAAGACTATCGTCTTGCGCACTGACGAGTGTTTCCCCTTCTGCAGCGATCGTTGTCGGCTGATCGACCTCGGCAAATGGGCGAGTGGTGGCTACCGCATCAGCTCGCCTGTGCTCGATCCGGAGTTGCTCGAAGAAATCGATCAGCGTCCACAGTCCGAGCCGGATAAAAATGAGCACAAGCGCCACTAA
- the rimO gene encoding 30S ribosomal protein S12 methylthiotransferase RimO gives MPVEACPEISPAISDSPNSRPSRAIKKVGFVSLGCPKNLVDSEVMMGLLNQAGAKITTRVDEADIIVVNTCSFIDSAKQESVDTILEMAQHKAAGRAQKLIVAGCLVERYRSEIQKNIPDIDAVVGTGELEHIIAAAGIAPAPLAPTQADSPFKILIDRAPSAVKTHSRPEGRARKADGRFSRADWEGAIADLPNYLYNENTPRLLATGKTSAYMKIAEGCDHPCSFCIIPQLRGMFRSRHFESVIAEARRLAANGVRELTLIGQDTTCYGEDLGIKDGLALLLARLAEIDELRWIRFLYAYPNKITGRLLDTIAAHEKICPYIDVPLQHASTSVLKRMKRGAGADIFLKSIEKMRRTISNLTLRTSFIVGFPGESESEFAELCEFVGAAEFDWMGVFSYSNEDGAAAFKLGDKVPTAEIERRRKKLMRIQQAISKRKKKQLVGGEFDVLVEGPSDETDLLWEGRTPMHAPEIDGKVFINDFGSHESLTVGEFYRCEITEAHEYDLVARIL, from the coding sequence ATGCCCGTAGAAGCTTGTCCTGAAATCTCTCCTGCTATTTCAGATAGCCCCAATTCGAGGCCTTCAAGAGCTATCAAGAAGGTAGGGTTCGTCAGCCTTGGCTGTCCGAAGAACTTGGTCGACAGCGAAGTCATGATGGGGCTTTTGAATCAGGCTGGAGCCAAGATCACCACTCGCGTCGATGAAGCCGACATCATCGTTGTGAATACGTGTTCGTTCATCGATTCGGCAAAGCAGGAATCCGTCGACACAATTCTTGAGATGGCACAGCATAAGGCTGCCGGAAGAGCGCAGAAGCTCATCGTGGCCGGCTGCCTCGTAGAACGCTACCGCTCGGAGATCCAGAAAAATATTCCAGACATTGATGCCGTCGTCGGCACTGGGGAACTCGAACACATCATCGCAGCGGCGGGCATTGCACCCGCACCGCTTGCTCCGACTCAAGCGGACTCACCGTTCAAGATTCTGATCGATCGAGCGCCAAGCGCAGTTAAGACACACTCGCGACCGGAAGGCAGAGCGCGCAAGGCCGATGGACGTTTTTCACGCGCTGATTGGGAGGGCGCAATCGCGGACCTGCCCAACTACTTATATAACGAGAACACTCCCCGGCTGCTTGCAACGGGAAAGACGTCTGCATACATGAAGATCGCGGAAGGCTGCGATCATCCGTGCAGCTTCTGCATCATTCCGCAGCTCCGAGGAATGTTCCGCTCAAGGCATTTCGAATCGGTCATCGCAGAGGCGCGACGTCTGGCGGCGAATGGGGTGAGAGAGCTGACTCTGATTGGTCAGGACACAACGTGCTACGGCGAAGATCTCGGCATCAAAGACGGTCTCGCTTTGCTGCTCGCCCGGCTTGCGGAAATCGATGAACTGCGTTGGATCCGCTTTCTCTACGCGTATCCCAACAAGATCACCGGCCGGCTGCTGGATACGATTGCGGCGCACGAAAAGATTTGCCCCTACATCGACGTTCCTCTGCAGCATGCATCCACGTCGGTGCTGAAACGGATGAAGCGTGGAGCCGGAGCTGACATTTTTCTTAAGAGTATAGAAAAGATGCGCCGGACAATTTCGAACCTCACGCTGCGCACTTCTTTCATTGTTGGCTTTCCGGGTGAAAGCGAATCCGAATTTGCGGAGCTGTGTGAGTTTGTCGGCGCAGCTGAATTCGATTGGATGGGAGTTTTCAGTTACTCCAACGAAGATGGCGCAGCGGCTTTCAAGCTAGGAGACAAAGTCCCTACTGCTGAAATCGAGCGCCGCCGAAAGAAATTGATGCGCATTCAGCAAGCCATTAGCAAGCGCAAGAAGAAGCAGCTCGTCGGAGGTGAATTCGATGTTCTTGTGGAAGGGCCCTCGGACGAGACAGATCTGCTTTGGGAAGGACGCACTCCCATGCACGCTCCTGAGATAGATGGCAAGGTCTTCATCAACGACTTCGGTTCTCACGAATCGCTCACTGTTGGGGAATTCTACCGTTGCGAGATTACCGAGGCGCACGAGTATGATCTTGTCGCGCGCATCCTATAG